A stretch of Candidatus Kryptoniota bacterium DNA encodes these proteins:
- a CDS encoding (Fe-S)-binding protein produces MKLAAFALVLSGALIFFLVNVRRLVRYLQTGKPEDRFDRPLERLRKVLTIALGQKKLLREPLAGWMHFFIFWGFVILLTAILETFLQGFGNDLSFKFLGILYSPLVFMQDIMGALVVISVIVALYRRNIAHVKRLRMAGHSQFDANVILCLILLIMITMFLQNAAHISIEAASAGASDTLNARSRIFSSAISGIFFVYPLATRETIFQLFWWFHVLLVLGFLNYLPYSKHLHIGSSFFNVYFSSLAPRGELKMLNLEAENITRFGAGDIEDLSWKQLLDGYTCTECGRCDSVCPANITGKPLSPRKIITDIRRRTMEKAPAIVAGENVDDSHIVDKFISEEELWACTTCRACMEECPVMIEHVDSIVDMRRFLVLNESRFPTELGAAYRNLENNFSVWAFNWRDRAKWTEGSDIPIAAEVNDDFDILYWVGCAGSFDARYQKVARAFSEIMKRAGIKFAILGNEEKCTGDPARRSGNEYLAQTLIKENVQTLSKHKVKKIVASCPHCFNTLKNEYPDFGGNYEVLHHTELINELIKSGKFKLGADQKAKITYHDSCYIGRYNGVYDAPREAMSHMGGVELVEMKRTKDKGLCCGAGGGRMWMEETTGKRINIERTEEALATGAGVIASACPFCMTMLTDGVKAKEASAVQVKDIAELLLEAAGGEQLKSSATS; encoded by the coding sequence ATGAAACTGGCCGCTTTCGCGTTGGTCTTATCGGGTGCACTCATTTTCTTTTTGGTCAATGTCAGGAGATTGGTGCGCTATCTACAGACCGGCAAACCTGAAGATCGATTCGATCGTCCCCTTGAACGGCTGAGGAAAGTACTTACAATTGCCCTCGGCCAGAAAAAGCTACTCCGGGAGCCGCTAGCCGGTTGGATGCACTTTTTCATATTCTGGGGATTCGTAATCCTGCTGACGGCGATACTTGAGACTTTCCTCCAGGGGTTTGGAAATGACCTCTCCTTTAAGTTCCTGGGAATTCTTTACTCTCCACTTGTCTTCATGCAAGATATCATGGGCGCCTTGGTCGTCATCTCCGTCATCGTAGCGTTATATCGCAGAAACATCGCTCATGTCAAACGTCTCCGCATGGCGGGTCATTCCCAATTCGACGCTAACGTGATCCTGTGTCTCATCCTCCTGATAATGATCACCATGTTCCTTCAAAACGCGGCGCATATTTCCATCGAAGCCGCAAGTGCGGGAGCTTCCGACACCTTAAACGCCCGATCAAGAATTTTCTCCAGCGCCATTTCGGGTATCTTTTTTGTTTACCCACTTGCGACCCGGGAAACTATTTTCCAGCTCTTCTGGTGGTTCCACGTTCTACTCGTACTGGGGTTCCTGAATTATCTCCCCTACTCGAAGCATCTCCACATCGGTTCGTCGTTCTTTAACGTCTACTTCTCAAGCCTTGCGCCGCGTGGAGAATTGAAGATGCTCAACCTCGAGGCCGAGAACATAACGCGGTTCGGTGCAGGCGATATCGAGGACCTGTCGTGGAAGCAGCTCCTCGACGGCTACACCTGCACTGAGTGTGGTCGATGTGACTCAGTCTGCCCGGCGAACATTACGGGCAAGCCGCTTTCGCCTCGGAAGATCATCACCGACATTCGCCGCAGGACAATGGAGAAAGCTCCGGCGATCGTGGCCGGCGAAAATGTGGACGACTCACACATCGTCGACAAATTCATCAGCGAAGAAGAGTTGTGGGCTTGTACCACGTGCAGGGCGTGCATGGAAGAATGCCCGGTGATGATAGAGCACGTGGATTCTATTGTCGACATGCGCCGGTTTCTTGTCCTCAACGAATCGCGATTCCCGACTGAGTTGGGTGCGGCATATCGTAATCTCGAGAATAACTTTTCCGTGTGGGCGTTCAACTGGCGTGACCGCGCGAAATGGACGGAAGGATCCGACATACCCATCGCGGCGGAAGTCAACGATGATTTCGATATTCTTTACTGGGTCGGTTGCGCCGGGAGTTTCGATGCACGATATCAGAAAGTCGCGAGGGCATTCTCGGAAATAATGAAGAGAGCTGGAATTAAGTTCGCCATTCTGGGCAACGAGGAAAAATGTACGGGCGACCCGGCTCGAAGAAGCGGGAACGAGTATCTGGCACAAACACTTATCAAAGAGAACGTTCAGACCCTGTCCAAACACAAAGTAAAGAAGATTGTCGCTTCTTGTCCTCACTGTTTCAATACCTTGAAAAACGAGTATCCGGATTTCGGAGGCAACTACGAAGTACTCCACCACACAGAACTTATCAATGAGTTGATCAAATCAGGCAAATTTAAACTTGGTGCAGACCAGAAAGCAAAGATCACATATCACGACAGCTGTTATATCGGACGATATAACGGCGTTTACGATGCTCCTCGTGAAGCGATGTCGCATATGGGCGGCGTGGAGCTTGTCGAGATGAAGCGCACGAAGGATAAAGGGCTGTGCTGCGGTGCGGGAGGCGGAAGAATGTGGATGGAGGAGACAACAGGCAAAAGAATTAACATCGAAAGAACGGAGGAGGCACTCGCGACCGGCGCAGGTGTCATCGCTTCAGCATGTCCGTTCTGCATGACGATGCTGACAGATGGTGTGAAGGCAAAGGAAGCATCTGCAGTGCAAGTAAAGGATATCGCCGAGTTGTTACTGGAAGCAGCCGGAGGAGAGCAGCTAAAGAGTTCTGCAACATCTTAA